Proteins encoded within one genomic window of Manis pentadactyla isolate mManPen7 chromosome 4, mManPen7.hap1, whole genome shotgun sequence:
- the CELSR2 gene encoding cadherin EGF LAG seven-pass G-type receptor 2 isoform X4 produces MRIRAARAAFATPLLILQLLPPLLANQVGPCRSLGPGGGGSSGACAPVGWLCPASASNLWLYTSRCRDAGTELTGHLVPHHDGLRVWCPEPGAHIPLPPAPEGCPWSCRLLGIGGHLSPQGKLTLPHEYPCLKAPQLRCQSCKLVQTLGPRAGERSAGETLGGRRKRNVNTAPQFQPPSYQATVPENQPAGTPVASLRAIDPDAGEAGRLEYTMDALFDSRSNHFFFLDPTTGAVTTAEELDRETKSTHVFRVTAQDHGMPRRSALATLTILVTDTNDHDPVFEQQEYKESLRENLEVGYEVLTVRATDGDAPPNANILYRLLEGLGGSPSEVFEIDPRSGVIRTRGPVDREEVESYQLTVEASDQGRDPGPRSATAAVFLSVEDDNDNAPQFSEKRYVVQVQEDVTPGASVLRVTASDRDKGSNALVHYSIMSGNARGQFYLDAQTGALDVVSPLDYETTKEYTLRVRAQDGGRPPLSNVSGLVTVQVLDINDNAPIFVSTPFQATVLESVPLGYLVLHVQAIDADAGDNARLEYRLAGVGHDFPFTINNGTGWISVAAELDREEVDFYSFGVEARDHGTPVLTASASISVTILDVNDNNPTFTQPEYTVRLNEDAAVGTSVVTVSAVDRDAHSVITYQITSGNTRNRFSITSQSGGGLVSLALPLDYKLERQYVLAVTASDGTRQDTAQVVVNVTDANTHRPVFQSSHYTVNVNEDRPAGTTVVLISATDEDTGENARITYFMEDSIPQFRIDADTGAVTTQAELDYEDQVSYTLAITARDNGIPQKSDTTYLEILVNDVNDNAPQFLRASYQGSVYEDVPPFTSVLQISATDRDSGLNGRVFYTFQGGNDGDGDFIIESTSGIVRTLRRLDRENAAQYILRAYAVDKGMPPARTPMEVTVTVLDVNDNPPVFEQDEFDVFVEENSPIGLAVARVTATDPDEGTNAQIMYQIVEGNIPEVFQLDIFSGELTALVDLDYEDRPEYILVIQATSAPLVSRATVHVRLLDRNDNPPVLGNFEILFNNYVTNRSSSFPGGAIGRVPAHDPDISDSLTYSFERGNELSVVLLNASTGELRLSRALDNNRPLEAIMSVLVSDGVHSVTAQCALRVIIITDEMLTHSITLRLEDMSPERFLSPLLGLFIQAVAATLATPPNHVVVFNVQRDTDAPGGHILNVSLSVGQPPAPGGGPPFLPSEDLQERLYLNRSLLTAISAQRVLPFDDNICLREPCENYMRCVSVLRFDSSAPFIASSSVLFRPIHPVGGLRCRCPPGFTGDYCETEVDLCYSRPCSPHGRCRSREGGYTCLCLDGYTGEHCEVSARSGRCTPGVCKNGGTCVNLLVGGFKCDCPSGDFEKPYCRVTTRSFPARSFITFRGLRQRFHFTLALSFATKEHDGLLLYNGRFNEKHDFVALEVIQEQIQLTFSAGESTTTVSPFVPGGVSDGQWHTVQLKYYNKPLLGQTGLPQGPSEQKVAVVTVDGCDTGVALRFGAVLGNYSCAAQGTQGGSKKSLDLTGPLLLGGVPDLPESFPIQTRHFVGCMRNLRVDSRHVDMADFIANNGTVPGCSAKKNVCDSNTCLNGGTCVNQWDAFSCECPLGSGGKSCAQEMANPQRFLGSSLVAWHSLSLPISQPWHLSLMFRTRQADGILLQAITRGRSTITLQLQGGHVVLSVEGTGLQASSLRLEPGRANDGDWHHAQLALGARGGPGHAILSFDYGQQQAEGNLGPRLHGLHLSNITVGGVPGPASGVARGFRGCLQGVRVSETPEGVSSLDASRGESINVEPGCSLPDPCDSNPCPANSYCSDDWDSYSCRCDPGYYGDNCTNVCDLNPCEHQSVCSRKPSASHGYICECPQNYLGPYCETRIDQPCPRGWWGHPTCGPCNCDVIKGFDPDCNKTSGECHCKENHYRPPGSPTCLLCDCYPTGSLSRVCDPEDGQCPCKPGVIGRQCDRCDNPFAEVTTNGCEVNYDSCPRAIEAGIWWPRTRFGLPAAAPCPRGSFGTAVRHCDEHRGWLPPSLFNCTSVTFSELKGFAERLQRNESGLDSGRSQWLALLLRNATQHTAGYFGSDVKVAYQLATRLLAHESAQRGFGLSATQDVHFTENLLRVGSALLDMANKRHWELIQQTEGGTAWLLQHYEAYASTLAQNMQHTYLSPFTIVTPNIVISVVRLDKGNFAGAKLPHYEALRGERPPDLETTVILPDSVFRETPPVVRPAGPGEAQEPEELARRQRRHPELSQGEAVASVIIYRTLAGLLPHNYDPDKRSLRVPKRPVINTPVVSISVHDDEELPPRALDKPVTVQFRLLETEERTKPICVFWNHSILVSGTGGWSARGCEVVFRNESHVSCQCNHMTSFAVLMDVSRRENGEILPLKTLTYVALGVTLAALLLTFLFLAILRALRSNQHGIRRNLTAALGLAQVVFLLGINQADLPFACTVIAILLHFLYLCTFSWALLEALHLYRALTEVRDVNAGPMRFYYMLGWGVPAFITGLAVGLDPEGYGNPDFCWLSIYDTLIWSFAGPVAFAVSMSVFLYILAARASCAAQRQGFEKKGPVSGLRPSFAVLLLLSATWLLALLSVNSDTLLFHYLFAACNCIQGPFIFLSYMVLSKEVRKALKFACSRKPSPDPALTTKSTLTSSYNCPSPYADGRLYQPYGDSAGSLHSASRSGKSQPSYIPFLLREESTMNLGQGPPGLGDPGSLFLEGQDQQHDPDTDSDSDLSLEDDRSGSYASTHSSDSEEEEEEEEAAAAFPGELAWDSLLGPGTERLPLHSTPKDGAPGPGKAPWPGDFGTTAKESGGNGASEERLWENGDALPREGSLGPLPGPSAQPHKSILKKKCLPTVSEKSSLLRLPLEQGTGSSRGSSVSEGSRGMPPPRPPPRQSLQEQLNGVMPIAMSIKAGTVDEDSSGSEG; encoded by the exons ATGCGGATACGCGCAGCCCGCGCCGCCTTTGCAACGCCGCTGCTGATACTGCAGCTCCTACCGCCGTTGCTGGCAAACCAAGTGGGGCCCTGCCGTTCCCTGGGCCCCGGGGGAGGTGGCTCCTCGGGCGCCTGCGCCCCCGTGGGCTGGCTCTGTCCAGCCTCAGCGTCAAACCTCTGGCTGTACACCAGCCGCTGCAGGGACGCGGGCACCGAGCTGACTGGCCACCTAGTGCCGCACCACGATGGTCTGAGGGTCTGGTGTCCGGAACCCGGGGCCCACATCCCCCTGCCACCAGCCCCTGAAGGCTGTCCCTGGAGCTGTCGCCTCTTGGGCATTGGAGGCCACCTTTCCCCACAGGGCAAGCTCACCTTGCCCCACGAATACCCATGCTTAAAGGCCCCACAGCTGAGATGCCAGTCCTGCAAGCTGGTGCAGAccctggggcccagggcaggggaAAGGTCAGCAGGAGAGACCCTGGGCGGGCGTCGGAAGAGGAATGTGAATACAGCCCCACAGTTCCAGCCCCCCAGCTACCAGGCCACAGTGCCTGAGAACCAGCCGGCGGGTACCCCTGTGGCATCCCTGCGGGCCATCGACCCAGATGCGGGTGAGGCTGGTCGCCTTGAGTACACCATGGATGCCCTCTTTGACAGCCGCTCCAACCATTTCTTCTTCCTGGACCCAACCACTGGTGCTGTAACCACCGCTGAGGAGCTGGATCGTGAGACCAAGAGCACCCATGTCTTCAGGGTCACAGCACAGGATCATGGCATGCCCCGACGCAGTGCCCTGGCCACGCTCACCATCTTGGTGACTGACACCAATGATCATGACCCTGTTTTTGAGCAGCAGGAGTATAAGGAGAGTCTCAGGGAGAACCTGGAGGTTGGCTATGAGGTGCTCACTGTCAGAGCCACAGATGGTGACGCCCCTCCCAATGCCAATATTCTGTACCGCCTGCtggaggggctggggggcagcCCCTCTGAAGTCTTTGAGATTGACCCACGCTCTGGGGTGATCCGAACCCGTGGCCCTGTGGATCGGGAAGAGGTGGAATCCTACCAGTTGACAGTGGAGGCAAGTGACCAGGGTCGGGACCCCGGTCCTCGGAGTGCCACAGCTGCTGTCTTCCTGTCAGTGGAGGATGATAATGACAATGCCCCTCAGTTCAGCGAGAAGCGCTATGTGGTGCAGGTCCAGGAGGATGTGACCCCAGGGGCCTCAGTACTCCGGGTCACAGCCTCAGATCGAGACAAGGGCAGCAATGCCTTGGTGCATTACAGCATAATGAGTGGCAATGCTCGGGGACAGTTTTACCTGGATGCCCAGACAGGGGCTTTGGATGTGGTAAGCCCTCTTGACTATGAGACGACCAAGGAGTATACCCTCCGAGTTCGGGCCCAGGATGGTGGCCGCCCCCCACTCTCCAATGTCTCAGGCCTGGTGACAGTGCAAGTCCTGGATATCAATGACAATGCCCCCATCTTTGTCAGCACTCCCTTCCAGGCTACTGTCCTGGAGAGTGTCCCCTTAGGATACTTGGTTCTCCACGTCCAGGCCATCGATGCTGATGCTGGTGACAATGCCCGCCTGGAATACCGCCTTGCTGGGGTTGGGCATGACTTCCCCTTCACCATCAACAATGGCACAGGTTGGATTTCCGTGGCTGCTGAGCTGGACCGAGAGGAGGTTGATTTCTACAGTTTTGGGGTTGAAGCCCGAGACCATGGCACCCCAGTGCTCACTGCCTCAGCCAGTATCAGTGTGACCATCCTGGATGTCAATGACAACAACCCAACCTTTACCCAACCAGAGTATACGGTGAGGCTCAATGAGGACGCAGCTGTGGGTACCAGTGTGGTGACAGTGTCAGCTGTGGATCGTGACGCCCACAGCGTCATCACCTACCAGATCACCAGTGGTAACACCCGCAATCGCTTCTCCATCACCAGCCAGAGTGGGGGGGGGCTGGTGTCCCTCGCCTTGCCGTTGGACTACAAACTTGAGCGGCAGTATGTACTGGCCGTCACTGCCTCTGACGGCACGCGGCAGGACACAGCACAGGTGGTGGTGAATGTCACTGATGCCAACACTCATCGTCCCGTCTTTCAGAGCTCCCATTATACAGTGAATGTTAATGAGGACCGGCCAGCAGGCACCACAGTGGTGCTGATCAGTGCCACAGATGAGGACACAGGTGAGAATGCCCGCATCACCTACTTTATGGAGGACAGCATCCCCCAGTTCCGAATTGATGCAGATACCGGGGCTGTCACCACCCAGGCTGAGCTGGACTATGAGGACCAAGTGTCCTACACCCTAGCTATCACTGCCCGAGACAATGGCATTCCCCAGAAGTCTGACACCACCTACTTGGAGATCCTGGTGAATGATGTGAATGATAATGCCCCTCAGTTCCTGCGGGCCTCCTACCAGGGCAGTGTCTATGAGGATGTGCCACCCTTCACCAGCGTCCTGCAGATATCAGCCACTGACCGTGACTCTGGCCTAAATGGCAGGGTCTTTTACACCTTTCAAGGGGGCAATGATGGAGATGGAGACTTCATCATAGAGTCCACATCAGGCATTGTGCGAACGCTGCGGAGGCTGGATCGTGAGAATGCGGCCCAGTACATCTTGCGGGCATATGCAGTGGACAAAGGGATGCCTCCAGCCCGCACACCCATGGAAGTGACAGTCACTGTGTTGGATGTGAATGACAATCCACCTGTTTTTGAGCAGGACGAGTTTGATGTGTTTGTGGAAGAGAACAGCCCCATTGGGCTGGCTGTGGCCCGTGTCACAGCCACGGACCCTGATGAAGGCACCAATGCCCAGATCATGTACCAGATCGTGGAAGGCAACATCCCTGAGGTTTTCCAGCTGGACATCTTCTCTGGGGAGCTGACTGCTCTGGTGGACTTGGATTATGAGGACCGGCCTGAATACATCCTGGTCATCCAGGCCACGTCGGCTCCACTGGTGAGCCGGGCCACAGTCCATGTCCGCCTGCTTGACCGCAATGACAACCCCCCAGTGCTGGGCAATTTTGAGATCCTCTTCAACAACTATGTCACCAACCGCTCCAGCAGCTTCCCTGGGGGTGCCATTGGCCGTGTGCCTGCCCACGACCCTGACATTTCAGACAGCTTGACTTACAGCTTTGAGCGGGGAAATGAACTCAGCGTGGTCCTGCTCAATGCCTCCACGGGCGAGCTGCGGCTGAGCCGGGCGCTGGACAACAACCGGCCTCTGGAGGCCATCATGAGTGTACTGGTGTCAG ACGGTGTGCACAGCGTGACTGCCCAGTGCGCATTGCGTGTCATCATCATCACTGACGAGATGCTCACGCACAGCATCACGCTGCGCCTGGAGGACATGTCCCCTGAGCGCTTCTTGTCGCCCCTGCTGGGTCTCTTCATTCAGGCGGTGGCGGCCACGCTGGCCACACCCCCTAACCACGTGGTGGTCTTCAATGTGCAGCGCGACACCGATGCGCCGGGTGGCCACATCCTCAACGTGAGCCTGTCGGTGGGCCAGCCACCCGCGCCCGGGGGTGGGCCGCCCTTCCTGCCCTCCGAGGACCTGCAGGAGCGCCTGTACCTCAACCGCAGCCTGCTGACGGCTATCTCGGCGCAGCGCGTGCTGCCGTTTGACGACAACATCTGCCTGCGCGAACCCTGCGAGAACTACATGCGCTGCGTGTCGGTGCTGCGCTTCGACTCCTCCGCGCCCTTCATCGCCTCCTCCTCGGTGCTCTTCCGGCCCATCCACCCAGTCGGGGGGCTGCGGTGCCGCTGCCCGCCGGGCTTCACCGGCGACTACTGCGAGACGGAGGTGGACCTCTGCTACTCGAGGCCTTGCAGTCCCCATGGCCGCTGCCGCAGCCGCGAGGGCGGCTACACCTGCCTCTGCCTCGATGGCTACACAG GTGAGCACTGTGAGGTGAGTGCCCGCTCAGGCCGTTGTACCCCAGGTGTCTGCAAGAATGGGGGCACCTGTGTCAACCTGCTGGTGGGCGGCTTCAAGTGCGACTGCCCATCTGGAGACTTCGAGAAGCCCTACTGCCGGGTGACCACGCGCAGCTTCCCCGCCCGCTCCTTCATCACTTTCCGTGGCCTGCGCCAGCGCTTCCACTTCACCCTGGCTCTCTC GTTTGCCACCAAGGAGCATGATGGGCTGCTGCTATACAACGGGCGCTTCAACGAGAAGCATGACTTTGTGGCCCTTGAGGTGATCCAGGAGCAGATCCAGCTCACCTTCTCTGCAG GGGAGTCGACCACCACTGTGTCCCCATTTGTGCCCGGAGGGGTCAGTGACGGCCAGTGGCACACAGTGCAGCTGAAGTACTACAACAAG CCACTGTTGGGCCAGACAGGGCTCCCGCAGGGCCCATCCGAGCAGAAGGTGGCCGTGGTGACGGTGGATGGCTGTGACACAGGGGTGGCCCTGCGCTTCGGAGCTGTGCTGGGCAACTACTCCTGTGCCGCCCAGGGCACCCAGGGTGGCAGCAAGAA GTCTCTGGATCTGACAGGGCCCCTGCTGCTGGGTGGGGTACCTGACCTGCCCGAGAGCTTCCCCATCCAAACGAGGCACTTCGTGGGCTGCATGAGGAACCTGCGGGTGGACAGCCGGCACGTGGACATGGCTGACTTCATTGCCAACAACGGCACTGTGCCTG GCTGCTCTGCCAAGAAGAATGTGTGTGACAGCAACACTTGCCTCAATGGGGGCACATGTGTGAACCAGTGGGACGCCTTCAGTTGCGAGTGCCCTCTAGGCTCTGGGGGCAAGAGCTGTGCCCAGG AAATGGCCAACCCACAGCGCTTCCTGGGCAGCAGCCTTGTGGCCTGGCACAGCCTCTCGCTGCCCATTTCCCAGCCCTGGCACCTCAGCCTGATGTTCCGCACCCGCCAGGCCGATGGCATCCTGCTGCAGGCCATCACCAGAGGGCGCAGCACCATCACCCTGCAG CTGCAAGGGGGCCATGTGGTTCTAAGCGTGGAGGGCACAGGGCTCCAGGCCTCATCTCTCCGGCTAGAGCCAGGCCGGGCCAATGACGGTGACTGGCACCATGCACAGCTGGCACTGGGAGCCAGAGGGGGCCCTGGCCATGCCATCCTGTCCTTTGACTATGGGCAGCAGCAGGCAGAGGGCAACCTAGGCCCCCGACTGCATGGGCTGCATCTGAGCAACATCACGGTGGGGGGAGTACCTGGGCCAGCCAGTGGTGTGGCCCGAGGCTTCCGGGGCTGTTTGCAG GGTGTGCGGGTAAGCGAGACACCTGAGGGTGTTAGCAGTCTGGATGCCAGCCGTGGGGAAAGCATCAACGTGGAGCCAGGCTGTAGCCTGCCTGACCCCTGTGACTCAAACCCGTGTCCTGCTAACAGCTACTGCAGCGATGACTGGGACAGCTATTCCTGCCGCTGTGATCCAG GTTACTATGGTGACAACTGTACTAATGTGTGTGATCTGAACCCATGTGAGCATCAGTCCGTGTGTTCCCGAAAGCCCAGTGCCTCCCACGGCTACATCTGCGAGTGCCCCCAAAATTACCTTGGGCCATACTGTGAGACCAG GATTGACCAGCCTTGTCCCCGAGGCTGGTGGGGACACCCCACGTGTGGCCCATGCAACTGTGATGTCATCAAAGGCTTTGACCCAGACTGCAACAAGACAAGTGGCGAGTGCCACTGCAAG gaGAACCACTACCGGCCCCCTGGCAGCCCTACCTGCCTCCTGTGTGACTGCTACCCTACAGGCTCTTTGTCCCGAGTCTGTGACCCTGAGGATGGCCAGTGTCCATGTAAGCCAGGTGTCATTGGGCGCCAGTGCGACCGCTGTGACAACCCTTTTGCCGAGGTCACCACCAATGGCTGTGAAG TGAATTACGACAGCTGCCCCCGGGCCATCGAGGCTGGGATCTGGTGGCCCCGAACCCGCTTTGGGCTGCCTGCTGCTGCTCCTTGCCCCAGAGGCTCCTTTG GGACTGCTGTGCGCCACTGTGACGAGCACAGAGGGTGGCTCCCCCCCAGCCTCTTCAACTGCACATCAGTCACCTTCTCAGAGCTGAAAGGCTTT GCTGAACGGCTACAGCGGAATGAGTCAGGCCTGGACTCGGGGCGTTCCCAGTGGCTGGCCCTGCTTCTGCGCAATGCCACACAACACACAGCTGGCTACTTTGGCAGTGATGTCAAGGTGGCCTACCAGCTGGCAACGAGACTGCTAGCCCATGAGAGCGCCCAGCGGGGCTTTGGGCTGTCTGCCACACAGGATGTGCACTTCACTGAG AATCTGCTGCGGGTGGGCAGCGCCCTCTTGGACATGGCCAACAAGCGGCACTGGGAGCTGATCCAGCAGACGGAGGGTGGTACCGCCTGGCTGCTGCAGCACTACGAGGCCTATGCCAGCACCCTGGCTCAGAACATGCAGCACACCTACCTGAGCCCCTTCACCATCGTCACACCCAACATTG TCATCTCTGTAGTTCGCTTGGACAAGGGGAACTTCGCTGGGGCCAAGCTGCCCCATTACGAGGCACTGCGTGGGGAGCGGCCCCCCGACCTTGAGACCACGGTCATTCTTCCTGACTCTGTTTTCAGAG AAACACCCCCTGTGGTCAGGCCCGCTGGCCCTGGAGAGGCCCAGGAGCCAGAGGAGCTGGCGCGGCGGCAGCGGAGGCACCCAGAGCTGAGCCAGGGTGAGGCTGTGGCCAGTGTCATCATCTACCGCACGCTGGCTGGGCTGCTGCCCCATAACTATGACCCAGACAAGCGCAGCCTGAG AGTTCCCAAACGCCCTGTCATCAACACACCAGTGGTGAGCATCAGTGTCCACGATGATGAGGAGCTTCCGCCCCGGGCCTTGGACAAGCCAGTCACGGTGCAGTTCCGGCTGCTGGAGACAGAGGAGCGGACCAAACCCATCTGTGTCTTCTGGAACCATTCAATCCT GGTCAGCGGCACTGGTGGCTGGTCCGCCCGAGGCTGTGAAGTTGTCTTCCGCAACGAGAGCCATGTCAGCTGCCAGTGCAACCACATGACGAGCTTCGCTGTGCTCATGGACGTGTCCCGCCGGGAG AATGGGGAAATTCTGCCACTGAAGACACTGACATACGTGGCCCTAGGGGTCACCTTGGCTGCCCTGCTGCTCACTTTCCTCTTCCTCGCTATCCTGCGTGCCCTGCGCTCCAACCAGCATGGTATCCGACGGAACCTGactgcagccctgggcctggctcAGGTGGTCTTCCTCCTGGGAATCAACCAGGCTGacctccct TTTGCTTGCACGGTCATCGCCATCCTGCTGCACTTCCTGTACCTCTGCACATTTTCCTGGGCTCTGCTGGAGGCCTTGCACCTGTACCGGGCGCTCACGGAGGTGCGAGACGTCAATGCTGGCCCCATGCGCTTCTACTACATGCTGGGCTGGGGCGTGCCCGCCTTCATCACAG GTCTAGCTGTGGGCCTGGACCCTGAGGGCTATGGGAACCCCGACTTTTGCTGGCTCTCCATCTATGACACACTCATCTGGAGTTTTGCTGGCCCTGTGGCCTTCGCTGTCTCG ATGAGTGTCTTCCTCTACATCCTGGCGGCCCGGGCCTCCTGTGCTGCCCAGAGGCAGGGCTTTGAGAAGAAAGGCCCTGT CTCAGGCCTGCGGCCCTCCTTTGCGGTCCTCTTGCTTCTGAGTGCCACGTGGCTGCTGGCTCTGCTCTCCGTCAACAGTGACACCCTCCTCTTCCACTACCTCTTTGCTGCCTGCAATTGCATCCAG GGCCCCTTCATCTTCCTCTCCTACATGGTGCTTAGCAAGGAGGTCCGGAAAGCACTCAAGTTTGCCTGCAGCCGCAAGCCCAGTCCTGACCCTGCTCTGACCACCAAGTCCACCCTGACCTCG TCCTACAACTGCCCCAGCCCCTACGCAGATGGGCGGCTGTATCAGCCCTATGGAGATTCAGCTGGTTCTCTGCACAGCGCCAGCCGCTCAGGCAAGAGTCAGCCCAGCTACATCCCCTTCTTGCTCAG GGAGGAGTCTACAATGAACCTTGGCCAAGGACCCCCTGGCCTTGGGGACCCAGGCAGCCTATTCCTGGAAGGTCAAGACCAGCAACATG ATCCTGACACAGACTCCGACAGTGACCTGTCCCTGGAAGATGACCGAAGCGGCTCCTATGCCTCTACTCACTCATCAGACagtgaagaggaggaagaggaggaggaggcggcagcTGCATTTCCTGGAGAGCTGGCCTGGGACAGCCTGCTGGGACCTGGCACCGAGAGACTGCCCCTGCACAGTACCCCCAAGG ATGGGGCCCCAGGGCCCGGGAAGGCCCCCTGGCCAGGAGACTTTGGGACCACAGCAAAGGAGAGTGGTGGCAATGGGGCCTCTGAAGAGCGGCTGTGGGAGAATGGAGACGCCCTGCCTCGGGAGGGATCCTTGGGGCCCCTTCCCGGCCCCTCCGCCCAACCCCACAAAA GCATCCTCAAGAAGAAGTGTCTGCCCACTGTCAGTGAGAAGAGCAGCCTGCTGCGGCTACCCCTGGAGCAGGGCACCGGGTCTTCTCGGGGCTCCTCAGTCAGCGAGGGCAGCCGGGGCATGCCCCCTCCCCGCCCTCCACCGCGGCAGAGTCTCCAGGAACAACTGAATGGGGTCATGCCCATCGCCATGAGCATCAAGGCGGGCACGGTGGATGAGGACTCATCAGGCTCCGA AGGATAG